The Coleofasciculaceae cyanobacterium genome has a segment encoding these proteins:
- a CDS encoding glycosyltransferase: MKIALVHDYLTQRGGAERVFELLCSYFPQADIFTSVYNPDNTISLGNRQVNTTALQYLPGATRYFRLFAPLYYPMFRTIDLGDYDLVISSTSSFAKAVRTKASATHICFCHNVTRFLWDTPTYLQQYSNYKKYYFLIEKVFSHMRKVDLKYASEPDLYIANSSTVAERIRQYYGRTSVTINYPIDSKNFYFSDSKDDFYLVACRLFGYKKVAVIIEAFNQLQLPLWIIGDGPERKQLEAQANDNIQFLGYVSDRRRRELMAKAKTVVVAALEDYGLVPVEANASGTPVISYGAGGVLDTQIPGKTGVFFKSQTADALIQAILAAEKIQWDGRQIRHHALSNFSELVFFEKVTQVIESVCDRSIADLVEPKLLEQISKINQVNLN, from the coding sequence ATGAAAATCGCCTTAGTACATGACTATTTAACACAGAGGGGAGGAGCAGAAAGGGTCTTTGAACTATTGTGCAGTTACTTTCCCCAAGCAGACATCTTTACATCCGTATATAACCCGGATAATACTATCAGTTTAGGAAATCGCCAGGTCAATACTACCGCTTTACAATATTTGCCAGGAGCAACTCGATACTTTCGTTTGTTTGCTCCACTTTATTATCCAATGTTTAGAACTATAGATTTAGGCGATTACGATTTAGTAATTAGCAGCACCAGTAGTTTTGCTAAAGCTGTTCGCACCAAAGCATCGGCAACACATATCTGTTTTTGTCACAATGTAACTCGCTTCCTCTGGGATACACCGACTTATCTGCAACAGTATTCTAACTATAAGAAATACTATTTTTTAATTGAGAAGGTATTTAGTCATATGCGAAAAGTCGATCTAAAATATGCTAGTGAACCAGATTTGTATATTGCTAATTCTAGTACTGTTGCCGAGAGAATTAGGCAATATTATGGTAGAACGTCAGTTACCATCAATTATCCTATTGATAGCAAAAACTTCTATTTCTCAGACAGCAAAGATGATTTTTATTTAGTTGCTTGTCGTTTGTTTGGCTATAAAAAAGTCGCTGTAATTATCGAAGCTTTTAATCAATTACAACTACCATTGTGGATCATTGGCGATGGGCCAGAAAGAAAACAGTTAGAAGCTCAAGCAAATGATAACATCCAGTTTTTAGGTTATGTCAGCGATCGGCGACGACGAGAGCTGATGGCAAAAGCTAAGACAGTAGTGGTAGCTGCTTTAGAAGATTATGGTTTAGTACCTGTAGAAGCCAATGCGAGCGGTACACCAGTAATTTCCTATGGAGCAGGAGGCGTATTAGATACCCAAATACCTGGTAAAACGGGTGTTTTTTTTAAGTCCCAAACTGCCGATGCATTAATACAAGCAATTTTAGCTGCGGAAAAAATACAGTGGGATGGTCGTCAAATTAGACATCATGCTCTATCTAACTTCTCCGAACTAGTGTTTTTTGAAAAAGTAACCCAGGTAATTGAATCTGTTTGCGATCGCTCTATTGCTGATTTAGTCGAGCCAAAATTGCTGGAGCAAATCAGCAAAATCAACCAGGTCAATCTTAACTAA